Proteins encoded together in one Chitinophaga varians window:
- a CDS encoding ABC-F family ATP-binding cassette domain-containing protein has product MLLTAQHLHFQLPPNRVLFDDLHFTLDKNEHAAITGDNGAGKSTLLKILAGQLAPQSGTIVRSAPLYYVPQHFGQFNDRTVAQVLGIDAKIHALQAILAGDTQEAHFDALGDDWDIMERCEQLFARWDIAHIPLTAPFSQLSGGEKTRAFLAGSDLTAPAAILLDEPTNHLDKTARSQLYEWVARSSKSLLVVSHDRQLLELCNPIWELSNARLQVYGGNYAFYEKKKAEETAALQQQIAHAEKSLKEARAAQQQAAERQQRENARGQKSRAEGNIPKILMNGRRDQAAKTTARTQEVHAEKVAGLQATLDAASANDQVARIMKGHFATPPGHKGKILVQAEALNYAWADGAPLWPQPLDFIIKSGDRLSISGNNGSGKSTLIKLITGQLPPQQGRLYVAPFSSLVLDQDYSSIDRSKTVRQQAAANNDIKVDEGKLNTMLVRFLFGPDDWDKPCSALSGGETLRLALCCMTLRSQSPDMIILDEPTNNLDLTNIQMLTQIFAAYQGTLVVVSHDARFLEETGVTETLQL; this is encoded by the coding sequence ATGCTACTCACCGCACAACACCTCCATTTTCAACTGCCGCCCAACAGGGTATTATTTGACGACCTGCATTTCACACTGGACAAAAACGAACATGCCGCCATCACCGGCGACAACGGCGCCGGTAAATCCACCCTGCTGAAAATACTGGCAGGCCAGCTGGCGCCGCAAAGCGGAACGATTGTGCGGAGCGCGCCCCTGTATTATGTGCCGCAGCATTTCGGACAGTTCAACGACCGCACCGTGGCCCAGGTACTGGGCATTGACGCCAAAATTCACGCGCTCCAGGCCATCCTGGCCGGTGATACGCAGGAAGCCCATTTCGACGCCCTGGGCGACGACTGGGACATCATGGAACGTTGCGAACAATTGTTCGCCCGCTGGGACATCGCCCATATTCCGCTGACAGCGCCCTTCTCGCAGCTCAGTGGTGGAGAAAAAACAAGGGCCTTCCTCGCCGGCAGCGATCTGACCGCACCTGCGGCCATCCTGCTGGACGAGCCCACCAATCACCTTGACAAAACCGCACGGTCACAGCTATACGAATGGGTGGCCCGCAGCAGCAAATCCCTGCTCGTGGTAAGTCACGACCGGCAACTGCTGGAACTGTGCAACCCTATCTGGGAGCTGTCCAATGCACGCCTGCAGGTGTATGGCGGCAACTACGCTTTTTATGAAAAGAAAAAAGCGGAAGAAACAGCCGCCCTGCAACAACAAATCGCCCATGCGGAGAAATCCCTGAAAGAGGCGCGGGCAGCACAACAGCAGGCTGCTGAAAGGCAGCAGCGCGAAAATGCGCGCGGGCAGAAAAGCCGCGCCGAAGGGAATATTCCCAAAATCCTGATGAACGGCCGCAGGGACCAGGCTGCCAAAACCACTGCCCGCACCCAGGAGGTGCACGCAGAAAAAGTAGCAGGCCTGCAAGCCACGCTGGACGCGGCTTCTGCCAACGACCAGGTGGCACGTATCATGAAAGGGCATTTTGCCACGCCTCCCGGCCATAAAGGCAAAATACTGGTGCAGGCGGAAGCACTTAATTATGCCTGGGCCGATGGCGCGCCACTATGGCCGCAACCACTCGATTTCATCATCAAAAGCGGCGACCGGCTGTCCATTTCAGGCAACAACGGCAGCGGTAAATCTACGCTCATCAAACTCATTACCGGCCAGCTGCCGCCCCAACAGGGACGCCTATACGTAGCACCGTTCAGCAGCCTGGTGCTGGACCAGGACTACAGCAGTATAGACCGCAGTAAAACCGTACGGCAGCAAGCCGCCGCCAACAATGACATCAAAGTGGACGAAGGTAAACTCAATACCATGCTGGTACGGTTTCTCTTTGGCCCCGATGACTGGGACAAACCCTGCAGCGCGCTAAGCGGCGGGGAAACACTCAGGCTGGCGCTGTGCTGTATGACGCTCCGGAGCCAGTCGCCCGACATGATCATCCTGGACGAACCGACCAACAACCTGGACCTGACCAACATCCAGATGCTGACACAGATATTCGCCGCGTACCAGGGCACGCTGGTCGTGGTATCGCACGACGCCCGCTTCCTGGAAGAAACGGGCGTCACGGAAACATTGCAGTTATAA
- a CDS encoding DUF421 domain-containing protein, with protein sequence MDIAVVLWGDGEKLDLLQMSVRAVCMFFIAFLLIRLGGMRIFGKRSPFDTIIIIMMGAILARGVIGASPFWSTVAASTTMVIINRIMAWSCAANDAVNDVIKGKRLLLYENGQMHWDNMKVAALSKSDLMESLRLETKQDSLEKIEKAYMETNGRISFLLKKFT encoded by the coding sequence ATGGATATCGCTGTTGTCTTATGGGGCGACGGAGAGAAACTGGACCTTTTGCAGATGTCTGTCCGTGCCGTCTGTATGTTTTTCATCGCCTTCCTCCTGATCCGGCTGGGAGGCATGCGGATCTTTGGCAAACGTTCTCCGTTTGATACGATCATTATCATTATGATGGGCGCTATTCTCGCCAGGGGAGTCATTGGGGCATCACCTTTCTGGTCCACGGTGGCGGCATCCACCACCATGGTCATCATCAATCGTATCATGGCATGGTCATGCGCCGCCAATGACGCCGTTAACGATGTAATAAAAGGAAAACGCCTGCTGCTGTATGAGAATGGCCAGATGCACTGGGACAATATGAAAGTAGCAGCGTTAAGTAAATCGGACCTGATGGAAAGTCTCAGACTGGAGACGAAACAAGACTCACTGGAAAAGATAGAGAAGGCGTATATGGAAACGAACGGAAGAATCAGTTTCCTGCTGAAGAAGTTTACTTAA
- a CDS encoding M20 family metallopeptidase — MLKEKIRQLAGHIQEETIANRRYLHAHPELSYREVNTAAFIAGKLKELDISFEPMANTGLVALLQGNKPGNGQVVALRADIDALPIRELNDVPYKSKHDGVMHACGHDVHTSSLLGTATILSRMKDDFAGTVKLIFQPAEELIPGGASMMIKEGVLENPRPHHVLGQHTMPELPAGKVGFRGGRYMASNDEIFITVKGKGGHGAMPHLGIDPVVVACHIVIALQQIVSRRVNPLLPSVLSFGKMLANGATNVIPDEVRLEGTFRSLDEKWRREAHAKIKKMAVSIAEGMEAACDIEIHQGYPVLINNEKLTDITRTYAEEFLGADNVVDLDIWMAAEDFAYYSQQADACFYRLGVRNEARGIVSGLHTATFDADEQALETGAGLMAYLALKTLGN, encoded by the coding sequence ATGCTTAAAGAAAAAATCCGGCAGCTGGCCGGCCATATCCAGGAAGAAACGATCGCCAACCGGCGCTATCTGCATGCGCACCCGGAACTGTCCTACAGGGAGGTGAACACGGCTGCCTTTATTGCCGGCAAACTGAAGGAGCTGGACATTTCCTTTGAACCAATGGCCAATACCGGTCTGGTGGCCCTGTTACAAGGCAATAAGCCCGGAAATGGCCAGGTGGTGGCGCTGCGGGCGGATATCGACGCCCTGCCCATCCGGGAACTGAACGATGTGCCCTATAAGTCCAAACATGACGGTGTAATGCATGCCTGCGGGCACGACGTACATACGTCATCGTTACTGGGCACCGCCACTATCCTCAGCAGGATGAAAGACGATTTTGCGGGCACCGTGAAACTCATCTTCCAGCCGGCGGAAGAGCTGATCCCCGGCGGCGCCAGCATGATGATCAAAGAAGGCGTATTGGAAAACCCGCGCCCGCATCATGTACTGGGGCAACATACCATGCCTGAACTGCCTGCCGGCAAAGTGGGCTTCAGAGGCGGCCGTTATATGGCCAGCAATGACGAGATTTTTATTACAGTGAAAGGCAAAGGCGGTCATGGCGCGATGCCGCACCTGGGGATAGACCCGGTGGTGGTGGCCTGTCATATCGTGATAGCCCTGCAGCAGATCGTGAGCCGCCGTGTGAACCCGTTGCTGCCGTCTGTGCTTTCTTTTGGCAAGATGCTGGCCAACGGGGCCACCAATGTGATCCCGGACGAAGTGCGGCTGGAAGGTACTTTCCGTTCTCTTGATGAGAAGTGGAGAAGGGAAGCGCATGCCAAAATAAAAAAGATGGCCGTCTCTATCGCCGAAGGCATGGAGGCAGCCTGCGATATTGAAATACATCAGGGATACCCGGTGCTGATCAACAATGAAAAATTAACCGACATTACCCGCACCTATGCGGAAGAGTTCCTCGGCGCGGATAATGTGGTGGACCTTGATATCTGGATGGCGGCGGAAGATTTTGCCTATTACTCCCAGCAGGCGGATGCCTGTTTCTACCGCCTCGGCGTGCGCAACGAGGCCCGCGGCATTGTGTCCGGCCTGCACACCGCCACTTTTGATGCCGATGAGCAGGCGCTGGAAACCGGCGCGGGCCTGATGGCTTACCTCGCCCTGAAAACACTGGGCAATTAA
- a CDS encoding PAS domain S-box protein, which translates to MKISLMAIVDTVNADRYPFLAGGGETGALIRNYPWEQTSIGAVDGWPQSLKTCLRIILTSSQPMFVWWGPELLNFYNDAYRAIVGGKHPASLGQPARMVWSEIWDQIKPRVEQCMRDNEGTYDEALLLIMERNGYPEETYYTFSYSPIPGDDGEPGGILCANTDDTERIISARQMRTLKDLARFNLNNKQVRDVYTNSLLALKENEYDFPFACFYVLDNEPEYLNRYTANDLPENFFPAETGVHNHTLVWPLAEVLQSHKPVLTDQLRSKTGPLPSGAWKLSPDKALVIPVLDSNSGAPYGVLIIGLNPHRQPDEKYLAFFRMVADQIGSAIAATRAYEEEQQRVNALLEIDRAKTIFFSNISHEFRTPLSLMLGPLEDMLNRGDQLPDGMVEELQLAQRNTRRLLKLVNSLLDFSSIEAGKIHANYCPVDMASFVRDLVSNFEPAIRKAGVTLVTDYDHFSQPVYVDRDMWEKIVLNLVSNAFKYTLEGQITISLREHTDCMVLTVEDTGVGIPFAELPNLFQRFHRVYNKNGRSQEGTGIGLSLVNELVRLHGGHITVSSQEGTGSIFSVSIPLGYAHLPADKVKHDATGHGGFDSRHAFVEEASRWDGTTSFKPAGNEEGKPYILLADDNADMREYIKKLLGDRYEVVAVGDGAAALEAIARRPADLVISDVMMPLIDGFALVKLLKQNPATMHLPVLLLSARAGEEATVEGLDAGADDYLAKPFSSRELMSRVDANINTAKARNYVARQLRDLFRQAPVAILLLQGPDHIVELANNRYLETVGMEETELVGRSLLDIVPALNTNGYREILDKVLHTAEPYEGKAQELTFIRQRSRVKQYFNYVLHPVQDYNGGITGIMMVAVDVTETVDALRRVESSERYYRHLLQGLPAAIYTCDADGRILWYNEAAVVLWGRAPFVGKDMWCGSWKIFDIDGITPVPLDTCPMARVLQTGEAIRGAEIIVERPDGTRRHVQPYPDPVFDEQGCITGAVNMLIDITDLRAAEIHMARLAAIVEGSDDAIVSKTLDGIITSWNPGAEKLFGYTSREAIGQSIMILIPEDRAQEETEIINRLRRGLVVDHFETKRKTKDGRLLDISLTVSPLKDAQGRIVGASKIARDITEQRKLFSALRESEARYMQVAQEMEAIVAQRTLELTEANYYLEKSNKELEQFAFVTSHDLQEPLRKIHTFAGLLSDSTQGMLSDAGKLYVEKMMISARRMSQLIHDLLNFSRLNRTDDPFVLTDLHEVMTHVINDFEVTIGQKNATVTIDPLPVITAVPLQMNQLLYNLLGNALKFTAEDRAPEIRVSARLLTPEDFAVYPELDSSRSYYEISVKDNGIGFNQVYEDKIFQIFQRLNNRAAYEGTGIGLALCNKIALNHKGCIRAFGIPAEGAVFNVVLPAM; encoded by the coding sequence ATGAAAATATCGCTGATGGCCATTGTTGATACAGTTAATGCAGACAGGTATCCCTTTCTTGCCGGTGGTGGTGAAACCGGCGCCCTCATCAGAAACTATCCCTGGGAGCAAACTTCGATAGGCGCGGTAGACGGATGGCCTCAAAGCTTGAAAACCTGTTTAAGGATCATCCTCACTTCCAGTCAACCCATGTTTGTATGGTGGGGACCTGAACTGCTCAATTTTTATAATGATGCTTACCGTGCTATTGTCGGCGGCAAACATCCGGCCAGCCTCGGCCAGCCGGCCCGTATGGTATGGTCGGAGATCTGGGACCAGATCAAACCCCGTGTGGAACAGTGCATGCGCGACAATGAAGGCACCTACGATGAAGCCCTGCTGCTGATCATGGAGCGCAACGGCTATCCGGAAGAGACCTATTATACGTTTTCATACAGCCCGATTCCCGGCGACGATGGCGAGCCCGGAGGTATCCTGTGCGCCAACACCGACGATACAGAGCGTATCATATCTGCCCGTCAGATGCGCACGCTGAAGGACCTCGCACGGTTCAATCTGAACAATAAACAGGTACGGGACGTATATACCAACAGCCTCCTGGCTTTAAAGGAAAATGAATACGATTTCCCTTTTGCTTGTTTTTATGTGCTCGATAATGAGCCGGAGTATCTCAATCGTTATACAGCCAATGACCTGCCGGAAAATTTTTTCCCGGCAGAAACGGGCGTACACAACCACACATTGGTCTGGCCGCTGGCCGAGGTGCTGCAAAGCCATAAGCCGGTGTTGACAGACCAGCTCCGGAGTAAAACAGGGCCACTGCCGTCCGGCGCCTGGAAATTATCGCCCGACAAAGCACTGGTAATACCCGTGCTGGACAGCAATTCGGGTGCGCCTTATGGTGTATTGATCATTGGTCTGAACCCACACCGGCAACCTGATGAAAAATACCTGGCATTTTTCCGGATGGTGGCCGATCAGATCGGGAGCGCCATTGCAGCCACCAGGGCGTATGAAGAAGAACAGCAGCGGGTCAATGCCTTGCTGGAGATAGACCGGGCCAAAACTATTTTCTTCAGTAATATCAGCCATGAATTCAGAACGCCGTTGTCCCTGATGTTAGGCCCGCTGGAAGATATGCTGAACCGGGGAGACCAGTTGCCTGACGGTATGGTGGAAGAACTGCAACTGGCGCAACGCAACACAAGGCGCCTGTTGAAACTGGTGAATTCCCTGCTGGATTTTTCCAGTATCGAAGCCGGCAAAATACACGCAAATTATTGCCCTGTTGACATGGCCTCGTTTGTCCGTGACCTGGTGAGCAATTTCGAGCCGGCCATCCGTAAAGCCGGTGTCACGCTGGTGACAGACTACGACCACTTTTCACAACCAGTGTATGTGGACAGGGACATGTGGGAGAAAATAGTACTGAACCTTGTTTCCAATGCATTTAAATATACGCTGGAAGGACAGATTACCATCAGCCTCCGGGAGCATACCGATTGTATGGTGCTGACGGTGGAAGATACCGGCGTAGGTATCCCGTTTGCTGAACTGCCCAATCTTTTCCAACGTTTCCACCGCGTATATAACAAAAATGGCCGAAGCCAGGAAGGGACCGGCATTGGCCTGTCACTGGTGAATGAGCTGGTGCGGCTGCACGGAGGCCATATCACCGTCAGCAGCCAGGAAGGCACAGGGTCCATCTTCTCCGTCAGTATACCGCTGGGGTATGCCCATCTTCCGGCAGACAAGGTAAAACATGACGCAACGGGCCATGGAGGTTTTGACAGCCGGCATGCCTTTGTGGAAGAAGCTTCCCGGTGGGATGGCACCACCTCCTTTAAGCCGGCAGGTAACGAAGAAGGCAAGCCATATATCCTGCTGGCCGATGACAATGCGGATATGCGGGAGTATATTAAAAAACTGCTGGGCGACCGTTATGAAGTAGTAGCCGTAGGCGACGGAGCCGCCGCGCTGGAAGCCATTGCCCGCCGTCCTGCCGACCTGGTGATCAGCGATGTGATGATGCCGCTGATAGATGGTTTTGCACTGGTGAAACTACTGAAACAAAACCCGGCCACCATGCACCTGCCGGTACTGCTGTTGTCTGCCAGGGCCGGCGAAGAAGCGACGGTGGAAGGCCTGGACGCCGGTGCCGACGATTACCTGGCCAAACCCTTTTCTTCCCGTGAACTGATGTCGAGGGTAGATGCGAATATCAATACGGCAAAAGCCCGCAACTATGTGGCCCGCCAATTGCGCGACCTGTTCCGGCAGGCGCCCGTAGCCATTCTGCTGTTGCAGGGGCCGGACCATATCGTGGAACTGGCCAACAACCGTTATCTTGAAACAGTAGGCATGGAAGAAACTGAATTGGTGGGCAGGTCATTGCTGGACATCGTGCCAGCGCTGAACACCAACGGGTACCGTGAAATACTGGACAAAGTGCTGCATACCGCTGAACCCTATGAAGGCAAAGCACAGGAATTAACGTTTATCCGTCAGCGTAGTCGCGTCAAACAATATTTTAATTATGTGCTGCACCCCGTGCAGGATTATAACGGAGGCATTACCGGCATCATGATGGTGGCGGTAGACGTGACGGAAACAGTAGACGCCCTGCGGCGGGTGGAAAGCAGCGAACGGTACTACCGTCATCTGCTGCAAGGCTTGCCGGCAGCGATATATACCTGCGATGCGGACGGCCGCATACTATGGTACAATGAAGCCGCCGTGGTATTATGGGGCCGTGCACCTTTTGTCGGAAAAGACATGTGGTGCGGTTCCTGGAAAATTTTTGATATCGATGGCATTACGCCGGTGCCACTGGACACTTGTCCGATGGCCCGGGTATTGCAGACAGGAGAGGCTATCCGCGGGGCAGAAATCATCGTGGAAAGACCTGACGGCACCCGCAGACATGTGCAGCCCTATCCTGATCCCGTTTTCGATGAGCAGGGATGTATAACCGGCGCCGTTAATATGCTGATCGATATCACCGACCTGAGGGCCGCAGAAATACATATGGCCCGCCTGGCCGCCATCGTGGAAGGCTCCGACGACGCCATCGTCAGTAAAACGCTTGATGGCATCATTACCAGCTGGAACCCCGGCGCAGAAAAACTTTTTGGTTATACCAGCCGGGAGGCCATCGGACAATCGATCATGATCCTGATACCGGAAGACCGTGCGCAGGAAGAAACAGAAATTATTAACCGGCTCAGGAGAGGACTGGTTGTTGACCACTTCGAAACCAAACGCAAAACAAAAGATGGCCGCCTGCTGGACATCTCCCTGACGGTATCTCCCCTGAAAGACGCACAGGGACGTATTGTAGGGGCATCTAAAATAGCGCGGGATATCACCGAACAGCGAAAACTTTTCTCCGCCCTCCGGGAAAGCGAAGCGCGTTACATGCAGGTGGCGCAGGAAATGGAGGCGATCGTGGCCCAGCGTACGCTCGAACTCACAGAAGCCAACTATTATCTTGAAAAATCCAATAAGGAGCTGGAGCAGTTTGCGTTTGTGACCAGTCATGATCTGCAGGAGCCGCTGCGGAAAATTCATACGTTCGCCGGTCTGCTCAGTGATTCCACACAGGGCATGTTAAGCGATGCCGGCAAATTGTACGTGGAAAAGATGATGATCAGCGCCCGGCGTATGTCACAGCTGATACATGACCTGCTGAATTTCTCCCGTCTCAACCGCACGGATGATCCTTTTGTGCTCACCGACCTTCATGAGGTGATGACACATGTGATCAATGATTTTGAAGTGACGATAGGGCAGAAAAACGCTACAGTGACGATTGACCCGCTGCCCGTTATAACCGCGGTGCCGTTACAGATGAACCAGCTGCTGTACAACCTGCTCGGTAATGCATTAAAGTTCACCGCAGAAGACCGTGCCCCGGAAATACGCGTCAGCGCACGATTGCTGACGCCGGAGGACTTTGCCGTTTATCCTGAACTGGACAGCAGCCGCAGTTATTATGAGATCTCTGTAAAAGACAATGGTATTGGTTTTAACCAGGTGTATGAAGACAAGATCTTTCAGATTTTCCAGCGCCTGAACAACCGTGCCGCTTATGAAGGCACCGGTATCGGGCTGGCGTTGTGCAACAAGATCGCCCTTAACCACAAGGGGTGTATCCGCGCATTTGGCATTCCGGCCGAGGGCGCCGTTTTTAACGTTGTTTTGCCTGCCATGTAA
- a CDS encoding inorganic diphosphatase, producing MIIKELHVVIETPKGSSEKYDFDPVSRFFVLSEALPAGMMFPFDMGFIPGTRAEDGNPLNVMVLSEFKTFTGCMIKCRLIGAIKAVVYEPDGAQVRMDRYIAVPFLSRVYKEVDVVPDKLVRELESFFVAYHGLEGRLFKPAGYLDAAPAYEQIKFV from the coding sequence ATGATTATAAAAGAGCTGCATGTGGTGATTGAAACACCCAAAGGGAGCAGTGAAAAATATGATTTTGATCCGGTGTCACGCTTCTTTGTTTTAAGCGAGGCATTGCCCGCCGGCATGATGTTCCCGTTTGACATGGGCTTCATCCCCGGCACCAGGGCAGAAGATGGAAACCCGCTGAACGTGATGGTATTGTCCGAATTCAAAACTTTTACCGGATGTATGATTAAATGCCGGTTAATCGGCGCCATTAAGGCCGTTGTATATGAGCCTGACGGGGCACAGGTACGGATGGACCGGTATATTGCCGTGCCGTTTTTGTCAAGGGTCTACAAGGAAGTGGACGTGGTGCCGGATAAACTGGTGCGGGAATTGGAGAGCTTTTTTGTGGCCTACCACGGACTGGAAGGCAGGCTGTTTAAACCGGCCGGCTATCTGGACGCGGCCCCGGCCTATGAGCAAATAAAATTCGTTTGA
- a CDS encoding MFS transporter — protein sequence MLAKITQTYRSSFSGLSRETWLLSLVILINRTGTMVAPFLSIYLTKNLHRDIADAGLIITLFGVGAVLGSLASGYFIDKLGFRAVQIFTSIAGGLLFITFGYITHFSVLCVMTVVLSFVAEAFRPANGAAIAAYSKPENLTRSYSLNRFAMNLGWALGSSIGGILAAINYHLLFWVEGGVYILVGLLITFLLPAYKGAPRTATVSHVTGELPIWKDPFLFRFLIWVTIYTASFGLIFRLVPIYWKNDWHMNESLIGLLLGVNGVIIALFEMVLVRRWESRKSSLYYIVGGVVVTAVGYLFFLVPPVVPVIFAFLGVVFFTVGEMMAFPFINAVIMGRSNDTNRGRYAAAYALTWSVAQVIGPGGGALVAERWGFVMLWSILIVVCIICAVGLWRLSLKKAVAA from the coding sequence ATGTTAGCAAAGATTACGCAGACCTACCGGTCTTCATTTAGTGGACTGAGCAGGGAAACCTGGCTACTGAGCCTGGTGATATTGATTAACCGTACGGGTACCATGGTGGCGCCGTTTCTGAGCATCTATCTGACGAAGAACCTGCACCGCGACATTGCCGACGCGGGCCTTATTATAACCTTATTTGGGGTCGGTGCTGTACTGGGATCGCTGGCAAGCGGCTACTTTATTGATAAACTGGGTTTCCGGGCCGTTCAGATTTTTACCTCCATTGCCGGTGGCCTGTTGTTCATCACCTTTGGTTATATCACCCATTTTTCTGTCCTCTGTGTGATGACGGTCGTACTGAGCTTTGTGGCGGAAGCCTTCAGACCTGCCAATGGGGCAGCCATTGCCGCCTATTCCAAACCGGAGAACCTGACCCGTTCCTATTCGCTCAACCGCTTTGCGATGAACCTTGGCTGGGCGTTGGGCAGCTCTATCGGTGGTATCCTGGCGGCCATCAACTATCACCTGTTGTTCTGGGTAGAAGGGGGCGTATATATTTTAGTGGGACTGTTGATCACCTTTTTATTGCCGGCCTACAAAGGAGCGCCGCGCACCGCCACTGTCAGTCATGTTACCGGCGAGCTTCCCATCTGGAAAGATCCTTTCCTGTTCCGTTTTCTGATCTGGGTCACCATCTATACCGCCTCTTTCGGGCTTATTTTCCGGCTTGTGCCGATCTACTGGAAAAACGACTGGCATATGAACGAATCGTTGATAGGGCTGTTGCTGGGGGTGAACGGCGTGATCATCGCGTTGTTTGAAATGGTGCTGGTAAGACGCTGGGAGAGCCGTAAATCATCGCTGTACTATATTGTGGGCGGTGTGGTGGTAACAGCGGTTGGTTACCTGTTTTTCCTGGTGCCGCCCGTGGTGCCGGTCATATTTGCTTTTCTGGGGGTAGTGTTTTTTACTGTCGGGGAGATGATGGCGTTTCCTTTTATCAACGCGGTGATCATGGGCCGCTCCAATGACACGAACAGAGGGCGTTATGCAGCGGCATATGCGCTGACCTGGTCAGTGGCCCAGGTGATAGGACCGGGTGGCGGCGCGCTGGTAGCGGAACGTTGGGGCTTTGTTATGTTGTGGTCCATACTGATCGTTGTTTGTATCATCTGTGCGGTAGGACTATGGCGCCTGTCCCTGAAAAAGGCCGTGGCGGCTTGA
- a CDS encoding response regulator codes for MKPHTLLVIDDDADDRIFFSEAIKKVSPDVETHYCESGIQAIDMLFTRKIVDPDYIFLDMNMPMMNGKECLRELGKLIHRSITKVVVLSTSDMVEDVQESMALGARLFVTKPDSFDALCRILKDVLEEKWHKCFK; via the coding sequence ATGAAGCCACACACCCTCCTGGTCATCGATGATGACGCTGATGACAGGATTTTCTTCAGTGAAGCCATCAAAAAAGTCTCGCCCGATGTGGAGACCCACTACTGCGAAAGCGGTATCCAGGCCATTGACATGCTCTTTACAAGAAAAATCGTTGATCCGGATTATATATTCCTGGACATGAACATGCCGATGATGAACGGCAAGGAGTGTTTGCGGGAACTGGGGAAACTCATTCACCGAAGCATTACCAAAGTAGTGGTCCTTAGTACTTCCGATATGGTAGAAGACGTACAGGAATCCATGGCGCTGGGCGCCCGCCTGTTCGTCACCAAGCCGGATTCTTTTGATGCCCTCTGTCGTATTTTAAAAGATGTGCTGGAAGAAAAATGGCACAAGTGTTTTAAGTAA
- a CDS encoding sensor histidine kinase, with translation MCLIAMAVSVVQMPFNYFTGLKMTGYIFGLLLVALAGLYYLSRFKDRSALSIAISVVLVNLLFAWIYFVSSGISGASLMTFTLTFFLVMIVAPRGQYVLWLTFNLLLVTAVILIEYYHPELVPNMYPDRESKIVDLSATYITSVLVIFFGTIYLKNAYNSEKQQREEKTRVLEVLNTEKNKLFSIISHDLRSPMASIQSYLELMKDIQLPPEQKLQLEAELLMMVNNTQDMLYNMLLWSKSQLQGLTVHLAPVNVHKAVMPVLDIHATFITNKRLHLTTDIDKNIMAMADLNMLQLIVRNLVGNAIKFTAPGGQITLDARQENQHCLITIRDTGTGIDPKRVPEIFSLKARSTFGTGNEKGIGLGLYLCSEYTAAQHGRIWFQNNPDKGCSFFLSFPLA, from the coding sequence ATGTGCCTGATCGCAATGGCAGTAAGCGTTGTACAGATGCCGTTCAATTATTTCACCGGCCTCAAAATGACCGGATATATTTTCGGACTGCTGTTAGTGGCATTGGCAGGCCTGTATTACCTCTCGCGTTTTAAAGACCGTTCCGCGCTCAGTATAGCCATTTCCGTTGTACTGGTCAATTTGTTGTTTGCCTGGATTTATTTTGTGAGCTCCGGCATCTCCGGGGCCAGCCTGATGACCTTCACGCTCACCTTCTTTCTGGTGATGATCGTAGCGCCCCGCGGGCAATACGTGCTATGGCTGACCTTCAACCTGTTGCTGGTGACGGCCGTTATTCTTATCGAGTACTACCATCCTGAACTGGTGCCTAATATGTACCCGGACCGGGAATCGAAGATAGTGGACCTCTCTGCTACTTATATCACCAGTGTGCTGGTGATATTTTTCGGTACCATCTACCTGAAAAATGCGTATAACAGCGAAAAACAACAAAGAGAAGAAAAAACAAGGGTGCTGGAAGTGCTGAACACAGAGAAGAACAAACTGTTTTCCATCATCTCCCACGACCTGCGCAGCCCGATGGCCTCCATACAATCTTATCTTGAACTGATGAAAGACATACAGCTGCCACCTGAGCAGAAGTTGCAGCTGGAAGCAGAGCTGCTGATGATGGTCAATAATACGCAGGACATGCTGTACAACATGCTATTGTGGTCCAAGAGCCAGTTGCAGGGACTCACTGTGCACCTGGCGCCGGTGAACGTTCACAAAGCCGTGATGCCGGTGCTGGACATACACGCCACATTTATCACCAACAAGCGGCTGCACCTCACCACTGATATTGATAAAAATATCATGGCCATGGCCGACCTCAATATGCTGCAGCTCATCGTCCGCAACCTCGTGGGCAACGCCATCAAATTCACTGCGCCCGGTGGACAGATCACGCTGGACGCCCGTCAGGAAAACCAGCATTGCCTGATCACCATCCGTGACACCGGCACCGGCATAGACCCTAAGCGGGTACCGGAAATCTTTTCGCTGAAAGCCCGCTCCACCTTCGGCACCGGCAACGAAAAAGGCATCGGGCTGGGCCTTTATCTCTGCAGCGAATACACCGCGGCCCAACATGGCCGCATATGGTTCCAGAACAATCCGGACAAGGGCTGTTCGTTTTTTCTGTCATTTCCTTTGGCCTGA